In the Chrysiogenia bacterium genome, one interval contains:
- a CDS encoding HU family DNA-binding protein, with protein sequence MTKAQLIESVAKNNSGLSKRAIEGVVDAAFEEMAKAIKKEKRFSFPGFGTFTVRKRKARKGRNPQTGESIKIAASKTVGFKPSPTLKKSL encoded by the coding sequence ATGACGAAAGCACAGTTGATTGAATCCGTAGCGAAGAATAACTCGGGCCTTTCCAAGCGGGCCATTGAAGGCGTCGTCGACGCGGCGTTCGAAGAGATGGCCAAGGCCATCAAGAAGGAAAAGCGCTTTTCCTTCCCCGGCTTCGGCACCTTCACCGTCCGTAAGCGCAAGGCCCGCAAGGGTCGCAACCCGCAGACCGGCGAGTCCATCAAGATTGCGGCCTCCAAGACCGTTGGCTTCAAGCCCTCGCCGACTCTCAAGAAGAGCCTCTAG